A region from the Kineothrix sp. IPX-CK genome encodes:
- a CDS encoding TetR/AcrR family transcriptional regulator, translating to MNTNEQITQKLIIDTTKALLEETEDIEKITVRQIAERANVGTGLINYHFKSKDALLSIAIGDTMAKIISNFSESDSYADLTPIEKLKAMLKELYALSDKKEKLMRFILSHDIMNGNMQTPLYLTPLLKQIFGDKKDEIQLRILALQILYPIQVTGLNRKAFYMYSGIDVSDKEQRSRFIDNLINNLIGNHE from the coding sequence ATGAATACCAATGAACAAATTACACAGAAGTTAATTATTGATACGACCAAAGCCTTGTTGGAGGAAACCGAGGATATAGAGAAGATTACTGTCCGCCAAATTGCGGAACGTGCCAATGTAGGGACTGGCCTCATTAATTATCATTTTAAAAGTAAAGATGCTCTGTTGAGTATCGCCATTGGCGATACAATGGCTAAAATTATTTCAAATTTTTCTGAATCCGATAGCTATGCAGATTTAACACCCATTGAAAAATTAAAGGCAATGCTGAAAGAGCTTTATGCTCTGTCAGACAAAAAAGAAAAGCTGATGCGCTTTATTTTATCTCATGACATCATGAATGGAAATATGCAAACGCCGTTATATCTCACTCCGCTGCTAAAACAGATATTTGGGGATAAAAAAGACGAAATCCAGTTGAGAATACTGGCATTGCAAATCCTTTATCCTATTCAAGTGACAGGGCTTAACAGAAAGGCCTTCTATATGTACAGCGGTATCGACGTATCTGACAAGGAACAGCGCAGCCGCTTCATAGATAACCTGATAAACAATTTAATCGGTAACCATGAATAA
- the istB gene encoding IS21-like element helper ATPase IstB translates to MNDSLQEKIKKLHLAGILQTADMRAQQAAKEQMSYIEFLELLINDENLNRSRNRRNDRMKRSRMPQHKTMEEFNFSWQPCLNRQVIYALGTCEFIRKKENIAFIGLPGTGKTHLSIALGIKAIEQGYTVLFTTLSEMMEDLYISRADNSFRQKLKKYISPDLLVIDEFGLKKLGQTNVDDLYEVISKRYETASTIITSNKQFDEWGSILFDPVLATAILDRFVHHCSFITIEGESYRMKERERISAVKRRGRPKKESSGNGTKEGLSEMEETEESGDL, encoded by the coding sequence ATGAATGATTCCTTACAGGAAAAGATAAAAAAGCTCCATCTTGCCGGAATTCTCCAAACAGCGGATATGCGGGCCCAACAGGCAGCAAAGGAACAGATGTCCTATATCGAATTTCTTGAACTGCTCATAAATGATGAAAATCTTAACCGCTCAAGAAACAGACGTAACGATCGGATGAAGCGTTCGCGCATGCCCCAGCATAAAACAATGGAAGAATTCAACTTTTCATGGCAGCCCTGCCTGAACCGTCAGGTCATCTATGCCCTTGGGACCTGCGAGTTTATCCGGAAAAAAGAAAATATAGCTTTTATCGGACTTCCCGGAACCGGTAAGACTCATCTCTCCATCGCACTTGGCATAAAAGCGATTGAACAGGGGTACACGGTGCTGTTCACCACGCTTTCGGAAATGATGGAGGATTTATACATATCCCGTGCGGACAACTCTTTCCGCCAGAAACTGAAGAAATACATTTCACCGGATCTGCTGGTAATTGATGAGTTTGGGCTCAAGAAGCTGGGCCAGACAAATGTGGACGATCTTTATGAAGTGATTTCCAAAAGATACGAGACAGCCTCTACCATCATTACTTCCAATAAGCAGTTTGATGAATGGGGGAGCATTCTTTTTGACCCGGTACTGGCAACGGCCATTCTTGACCGTTTTGTGCACCACTGCAGCTTTATAACTATAGAAGGTGAAAGCTACCGGATGAAAGAACGGGAACGGATCAGCGCTGTGAAACGGCGGGGCAGACCGAAAAAAGAGAGTTCAGGAAATGGAACAAAGGAAGGTTTGAGCGAAATGGAAGAGACCGAAGAAAGCGGGGATTTATGA
- the istA gene encoding IS21 family transposase: MKTTIMTLYQKGYNKTQIGKMLSIDRKTVRKVLREETQGKELPQETQEGTWPSMLDEYKEYIEIQLSKELSITRIHQDLQKEFGVACGYTTLRDYVKKIRKSQPHAYMVLHSLPGEEAQVDFGYIGTLRVNGTPRKAWIFVMSLSYSRYMYVAVTLDQSVQTFIRCHTEAFRYFGGVPQTVKIDNLKAAIVEADFYEPTVQRTYAAFAGHYGFLPNPCRVYTPTDKGKVESNVRYVKENCFKGRDFKEIEEAKRFLLSWLKETANRRIHGTTSRKPETVYLETEKAYLKPLPAQDFLFSKSGAATVRTDCHIVHDGNYYSVPYTYIGMEVDVIEVNHLLKIYHAGKEIALHSLCGNAKGEHVTDKSHYPSTKTITQEELLSSYREKMAQVGTGALAFLEAFKDTEMYQCHHYRSISGILALRKKYGEDAVDKACQRACHYGNITYRAVKKICESGLYHLPLEDEQELSMEGRSKIRKLSDYRQMTGLGVISHE, from the coding sequence ATGAAAACTACAATCATGACTCTGTATCAGAAAGGATACAACAAAACCCAGATTGGGAAGATGCTTAGCATTGACAGAAAAACAGTACGCAAAGTGCTCAGAGAAGAAACGCAGGGAAAGGAGCTGCCACAGGAAACACAGGAGGGAACCTGGCCGTCCATGCTGGATGAATACAAGGAATACATAGAAATCCAGTTATCCAAGGAATTGTCCATTACCCGCATCCACCAGGATCTGCAAAAAGAGTTCGGCGTTGCCTGCGGTTATACCACCCTGCGCGATTATGTGAAAAAAATAAGGAAATCCCAGCCTCACGCCTACATGGTGCTGCATTCCCTGCCGGGCGAAGAGGCACAGGTAGATTTCGGTTATATCGGAACCTTGAGAGTAAATGGAACACCGCGCAAAGCATGGATCTTTGTCATGTCTTTGAGCTACTCCCGCTACATGTACGTTGCTGTTACTCTGGATCAGAGCGTGCAGACCTTCATCCGGTGCCACACAGAGGCATTCCGGTACTTTGGCGGAGTTCCCCAGACCGTAAAGATCGACAACTTAAAGGCTGCTATCGTTGAGGCAGACTTTTATGAGCCGACCGTGCAGCGCACCTATGCCGCTTTTGCCGGGCACTATGGCTTCCTTCCCAATCCGTGCCGGGTATACACACCAACCGATAAAGGGAAAGTAGAATCGAACGTGAGATACGTAAAAGAAAACTGCTTTAAGGGACGGGATTTTAAAGAAATCGAAGAAGCAAAGCGGTTTCTCCTGTCATGGCTGAAAGAAACGGCAAACCGTCGGATACACGGGACTACAAGCCGAAAACCGGAAACCGTATATCTTGAGACAGAAAAAGCATATTTAAAGCCGCTTCCTGCGCAGGACTTTCTCTTTTCAAAATCCGGGGCCGCCACCGTAAGGACAGACTGCCATATCGTTCATGACGGCAATTATTATTCCGTGCCTTACACTTATATCGGAATGGAAGTGGATGTCATCGAAGTGAATCATTTATTGAAAATCTACCATGCCGGAAAAGAGATCGCCCTCCACAGTCTGTGCGGGAATGCAAAGGGCGAACATGTGACGGATAAGAGTCATTACCCATCTACCAAAACAATAACACAGGAGGAGCTTTTGTCAAGCTATCGCGAAAAAATGGCACAGGTGGGGACAGGCGCGCTGGCATTTCTGGAAGCATTTAAGGATACGGAGATGTACCAGTGCCATCATTACCGGAGCATTTCCGGTATCCTGGCACTCCGAAAAAAATATGGGGAGGATGCCGTAGACAAGGCCTGCCAAAGGGCATGCCATTATGGAAACATTACCTACCGGGCAGTAAAAAAGATCTGTGAAAGCGGTCTGTACCATCTTCCACTGGAGGATGAACAGGAACTGTCCATGGAAGGAAGAAGCAAAATCAGGAAACTGTCGGATTACCGTCAAATGACAGGACTGGGGGTGATCTCCCATGAATGA
- a CDS encoding effector binding domain-containing protein, which yields MDIALNLGFSSHEHFSRTFKDTFGMTPDEYRKNPQTLNHMTKPELLLHYTLIDEGVPLITDGIVLEVNRREIAEPVYFTGVKKDMPIQFIDGLGIESGIDPLGTLWQNFHEQKQTILGLAENNEEIGVAYPCLEDGLFSYFAGAKSGHTEVPNGFMLWELPPGKYLVCSFEAENFQALVMDALYKAQRYVYNAWLPNHKLQTEAFCAERYASHSPETTNMEIWLKLI from the coding sequence TTGGACATAGCATTAAATCTCGGATTTTCCTCCCATGAACACTTCTCCCGCACCTTTAAAGATACTTTTGGGATGACACCGGATGAGTACCGCAAAAATCCACAAACACTTAACCATATGACAAAACCCGAGCTTTTGCTTCACTACACTCTGATTGATGAAGGGGTGCCGCTGATCACCGATGGTATCGTTCTGGAAGTAAACAGGAGGGAAATTGCGGAGCCGGTTTATTTTACCGGTGTTAAAAAGGATATGCCTATACAGTTTATTGACGGACTTGGAATCGAATCTGGAATTGATCCGCTTGGAACTCTTTGGCAAAACTTCCATGAGCAGAAACAAACAATACTTGGTCTTGCTGAGAATAATGAAGAAATTGGTGTGGCATACCCATGCTTAGAGGATGGGCTTTTTAGCTATTTTGCGGGTGCAAAGTCTGGTCACACAGAAGTACCGAACGGTTTTATGCTCTGGGAACTACCACCAGGCAAGTACCTCGTTTGTTCCTTTGAAGCTGAGAATTTCCAGGCACTCGTGATGGATGCCCTATACAAAGCACAGCGATATGTCTACAACGCATGGCTGCCGAATCACAAGCTGCAAACGGAAGCGTTTTGTGCAGAGCGATATGCGAGCCATTCCCCTGAAACCACAAACATGGAAATATGGCTCAAACTGATATAA
- a CDS encoding isochorismatase family cysteine hydrolase, translated as MKAIIVIDMQEDYVKQYELDLLNRVNKRIMQAKKNNEHIIYIKNTKILRSGTYTPEFATGLQILSSNIFCKEAASMFTNNNLETYLKDNKITEIELLGVDGNSCVAISAVEGYKNGYTTILPCSYIGAKNKERFLQKKEQLRKSGIVIWE; from the coding sequence ATGAAAGCTATCATTGTTATCGACATGCAAGAAGATTATGTAAAGCAATATGAGCTTGATTTACTTAATAGAGTAAATAAACGTATTATGCAAGCTAAGAAAAATAACGAGCATATTATCTATATAAAAAATACAAAAATATTAAGGAGCGGAACTTATACTCCTGAATTTGCAACAGGACTTCAAATACTATCATCAAATATTTTCTGTAAGGAAGCCGCCAGTATGTTCACGAATAATAATCTTGAAACATACTTAAAAGATAACAAAATCACAGAAATAGAACTGTTAGGTGTTGATGGAAATAGCTGTGTTGCTATTAGCGCCGTCGAAGGCTATAAAAATGGATATACGACTATACTTCCTTGCAGTTACATTGGAGCGAAAAATAAGGAAAGATTTTTACAAAAGAAAGAACAGTTGCGGAAATCCGGTATAGTCATTTGGGAATAA
- a CDS encoding dTDP-4-dehydrorhamnose 3,5-epimerase, whose protein sequence is MRVENTDFQEVKIIEYEKKTDNRGFSYPIYSKNELVKAGIFFEYTEEIAYFSEKAGTLYGIHFQNAPKAQAKLLYCIEGRGIDYAIDLRNGSPTFLKWISVELSADNRKQIYIPKGFGHVFISLQDNTKNVMRIDEPFDSHYSRQIAYNDPDIAIKYPIDTPILAPHDIHAPLLVDSDLNL, encoded by the coding sequence ATGAGGGTTGAGAATACAGATTTTCAAGAGGTAAAAATTATTGAATATGAGAAGAAAACCGACAACAGAGGTTTTTCGTATCCGATATATAGCAAAAATGAATTAGTTAAAGCAGGAATCTTTTTTGAATATACGGAAGAGATTGCATATTTCTCCGAGAAAGCAGGTACGCTTTATGGAATACATTTTCAGAATGCTCCAAAAGCACAGGCAAAGCTGCTCTACTGCATAGAAGGAAGAGGAATTGATTATGCAATTGACCTACGAAATGGCTCTCCAACTTTTTTGAAATGGATTAGTGTGGAATTAAGTGCTGATAATCGAAAGCAAATCTATATCCCAAAAGGATTCGGTCATGTGTTCATTTCGCTACAAGACAATACAAAAAATGTTATGCGCATTGACGAACCATTTGATTCGCATTATTCGAGACAAATAGCCTACAATGATCCTGACATAGCTATCAAATATCCCATTGACACCCCAATATTGGCACCTCATGATATTCATGCCCCTTTACTGGTGGACAGCGATTTGAATCTTTAA
- a CDS encoding RNA-directed DNA polymerase: protein MITKDSLVWAIEFIQKHSDGDLFPRILEFDAVKDKADLLADKLSTADLSQLEVGAHRRFIVPKDEVSYRQATQLDPQDSIVLSSIIYQYGALIEQRRLSSNIVFSYRFNPDMQHGFYQDRDMWNKFWRTANKKSSPRKTILYCDIADYYNQIYHHTVENQLIESGLPNQETKWIIKLLESTTAGVSRGIPVGPHPVHLIAEAAMIPIDNSLCAQGMDFIRYVDDIIVFCENELEAKITLSKVAATLDKQQRLMLQRHKTKLYKAGEFKSLCADMIEDRPISKQEDSVLKLINKYSHGDPYRLVFYGDISDEDWSSITDDIVRNIISEYLSSPTIEFDRLRWFYRRLTQIGHPGGIDVTLENIDKLTPCFANVCMYLGSVQKIPNEKWKEIGEHILRLLSTDIVQSSEYFRLLLLSLFTKNPYINHFASLIHAYPRSESFVRREIILAAKQNQATDWLREQKENYINMESWQQMAYIYSVSNLPDEERKYFINRCGFSRPFMDVLSKWAKEQ, encoded by the coding sequence ATGATCACAAAAGATAGTTTGGTTTGGGCTATAGAGTTTATTCAAAAACATTCTGACGGAGATTTGTTTCCGCGAATTTTGGAGTTTGATGCCGTAAAAGATAAAGCGGATTTGTTAGCTGACAAGCTATCTACGGCTGATTTGTCGCAACTTGAAGTAGGAGCTCATCGCCGCTTTATTGTTCCAAAAGATGAAGTATCATATAGACAAGCTACGCAGTTAGATCCTCAGGACAGTATTGTATTATCTTCCATCATTTATCAATATGGTGCTTTAATTGAACAACGTCGGCTTTCAAGTAATATTGTTTTCAGTTATCGCTTTAATCCAGATATGCAACACGGTTTTTATCAAGATCGTGATATGTGGAACAAGTTTTGGCGTACTGCTAACAAGAAAAGTAGTCCACGTAAAACAATTTTATATTGCGATATTGCAGATTATTATAATCAAATATACCACCACACCGTAGAAAACCAACTAATCGAATCAGGCTTACCTAACCAAGAAACTAAATGGATAATAAAGCTTCTTGAAAGTACGACCGCAGGCGTATCTCGTGGCATACCAGTTGGTCCGCATCCTGTTCACTTAATTGCAGAGGCTGCAATGATTCCAATCGACAATAGTCTATGTGCTCAAGGCATGGATTTCATCAGATATGTGGATGATATTATTGTATTTTGTGAAAATGAACTGGAGGCAAAAATAACATTGTCTAAGGTTGCAGCAACATTAGATAAACAACAGCGATTAATGCTGCAGCGGCATAAAACAAAATTGTACAAAGCTGGTGAGTTTAAATCTTTATGCGCTGACATGATTGAAGATAGGCCTATAAGTAAGCAAGAGGACTCGGTTCTAAAACTAATTAATAAATACTCACACGGAGATCCATATAGATTAGTTTTTTATGGAGATATCAGTGATGAGGATTGGAGTAGTATAACCGATGATATTGTACGGAATATTATTTCCGAGTACCTGAGTAGCCCTACTATCGAGTTTGATCGTCTTCGTTGGTTTTATCGCAGACTAACCCAAATTGGCCATCCGGGTGGGATTGATGTAACTCTTGAAAATATTGATAAACTAACTCCGTGTTTTGCTAATGTGTGCATGTATCTGGGTTCTGTTCAAAAAATCCCCAATGAAAAATGGAAGGAAATTGGGGAGCATATATTGCGGTTACTGAGCACAGATATCGTTCAAAGTAGCGAATACTTCAGGCTACTACTCCTAAGTCTGTTTACCAAGAATCCTTATATAAATCATTTTGCCTCGTTAATACATGCCTATCCTCGCTCGGAATCTTTTGTACGTAGGGAAATTATATTGGCTGCTAAACAGAATCAAGCAACAGATTGGTTGCGCGAACAAAAGGAAAACTACATCAATATGGAGTCGTGGCAACAAATGGCGTATATTTACAGCGTTTCTAACCTTCCAGATGAAGAGAGAAAATATTTCATTAATAGATGTGGTTTTTCGCGTCCGTTTATGGATGTATTATCAAAGTGGGCAAAAGAGCAATAA
- a CDS encoding radical SAM protein translates to MNTILRKTMLYKTGVEYGDYTMNHVQGCSHGCKYPCYAFLQKKRFGKVASYEEWLEPYLVSNTLEILDREIPRMKSKIKSVHLCFTTDPFMYGYEEVEQMSLAAIKKLNDAGIKCTVLTKGLLPIALAGYSKNNEYGITFISLDEAYRERIEPGAAPYTERLAALKALHDQGCKTWVSVEPYPTPNLIEQNLNVILEAIAFTDRIIFGRTNYSKEISSYKQHKQFYNEQAAIVVKFCEERNIAFHIKDGTITEK, encoded by the coding sequence ATGAATACAATCTTAAGAAAAACTATGCTTTATAAAACGGGTGTAGAATATGGTGATTATACCATGAACCATGTGCAGGGATGTTCACACGGTTGCAAGTACCCGTGTTATGCATTCTTACAAAAGAAGCGATTTGGAAAGGTTGCTTCATATGAGGAATGGTTAGAGCCATATTTGGTAAGTAACACACTTGAAATTCTTGACAGAGAAATTCCAAGGATGAAATCAAAAATTAAATCTGTTCACCTTTGCTTTACAACAGACCCGTTCATGTACGGCTATGAGGAAGTAGAGCAAATGAGTCTTGCAGCTATAAAAAAATTGAACGATGCTGGGATAAAGTGTACCGTCCTCACTAAAGGCTTACTTCCTATTGCATTAGCAGGTTATTCTAAAAACAATGAGTATGGGATAACGTTTATTTCGCTGGATGAAGCATATCGCGAACGTATTGAACCCGGCGCCGCTCCATATACAGAGCGCCTTGCAGCATTAAAAGCATTACATGATCAGGGGTGCAAAACGTGGGTTAGTGTGGAGCCATATCCTACTCCGAACTTGATAGAACAAAACTTGAATGTTATTTTAGAAGCTATTGCTTTTACAGATAGGATTATTTTTGGTCGAACAAACTATAGCAAAGAAATTAGCTCCTATAAACAGCACAAACAGTTCTATAATGAGCAGGCGGCGATAGTGGTTAAATTTTGCGAAGAAAGAAATATCGCTTTTCACATTAAAGATGGCACAATAACAGAGAAATGA
- the tcmP gene encoding three-Cys-motif partner protein TcmP, protein MGSEQKFGGDWTIEKLDIFSSYLEAYLKALKNFKFKKVYIDAFAGTGNITSRDGAQMIAGSARIALSSQLQFDKYYFIEADTDKAAALQKMVDTEFTFLKHKVTILAGDANNELSKICRSIDWRYNRALLFLDPYATQVAWITLENVAKTEAIDVWYLFPFQALQRLLRKDGQLDSTWVECIDRLLGDHEWQTEFYKEDPQLNLFGTTSIVKDINTEGLKEYIFQRLQKVFPAVAPKPRVFRNTKQSPIFLFCFAVASKNEAAQRLALRIANHILKEKL, encoded by the coding sequence ATGGGGAGCGAGCAAAAATTCGGCGGAGATTGGACAATTGAGAAGTTAGACATATTTTCAAGTTATCTTGAAGCGTATCTGAAGGCTCTTAAAAATTTCAAATTTAAAAAAGTCTATATTGACGCTTTTGCTGGGACAGGAAATATTACTTCACGAGATGGAGCCCAGATGATAGCCGGATCAGCAAGGATCGCACTCTCTTCGCAATTGCAATTTGACAAATACTATTTTATTGAGGCCGATACCGACAAAGCAGCGGCTTTACAAAAGATGGTTGATACTGAATTTACGTTCCTAAAGCACAAAGTCACTATTCTCGCAGGCGATGCCAACAATGAGCTTTCAAAAATTTGCAGATCAATTGATTGGAGATATAATCGAGCACTGCTTTTTTTGGATCCATATGCTACACAAGTAGCATGGATAACCTTAGAAAACGTTGCTAAAACTGAAGCAATTGATGTCTGGTACTTATTCCCTTTTCAAGCATTACAACGATTACTTCGAAAAGACGGTCAATTAGATAGCACTTGGGTTGAATGTATTGACCGTTTGTTAGGGGATCATGAGTGGCAAACCGAATTTTACAAAGAAGATCCACAACTTAATTTGTTCGGGACTACATCAATTGTGAAGGATATCAATACCGAGGGGCTCAAAGAGTATATCTTTCAACGCCTTCAAAAGGTATTTCCCGCCGTTGCACCAAAGCCAAGGGTATTTCGCAATACCAAGCAATCGCCTATTTTTCTGTTCTGCTTTGCAGTAGCCAGCAAAAATGAAGCTGCCCAACGGTTGGCATTGAGAATAGCCAATCACATCTTAAAGGAGAAGCTGTAA
- the ltrA gene encoding group II intron reverse transcriptase/maturase, with product MKAENSGNRDCPQRDSAEHEGYAEVRRSFRSIWKEKDRCIVPYMEPPELLEKILFKDNLNRAYKRVKANKGAPGIDEITVDEIGVYLRDNQEVIIERIYKGKYTPDPVRRKEIPKAEGGMRKLGIPTVKDRIFQQAIAQQVMPIYEARFSDGSFGYRPGRSAKDAIIKVKEYAEEGYRYGVSVDLSKYFDTLNHELLLNILRRNVKDERVIQWIKRYLKSGVMEDGVVVDTEEGSPQGGNLSPLLANVYLNEFDQEFQKRGVPFVRYADDIVLLAKSERAAKRLLETSTDYLEGKLKLTVNKEKSRVVSVFAIRNFKFLGFALGRNGKGIYVRVHPKSWKKFKSKLRELSSRRTVQSIRPALEKIKVYARGWLNYYGMADMKNPIEDLNGWLYHRIRMCIWKQWKKPKTKKRNLMKLGIPEYFAHQAANSRRKYWYVSGMGAVNRALTKERLINSGFYDLAPGYQSVHINY from the coding sequence ATGAAGGCAGAAAACTCTGGTAACAGAGACTGTCCGCAAAGAGATAGTGCGGAACATGAAGGGTATGCGGAAGTGCGGAGGTCATTCCGCTCGATATGGAAAGAAAAGGACAGGTGCATAGTTCCATACATGGAACCGCCAGAACTCTTGGAGAAGATACTGTTTAAGGATAACCTAAACAGAGCTTATAAAAGGGTAAAGGCAAACAAGGGAGCGCCGGGAATTGACGAAATAACCGTTGATGAGATTGGTGTATACCTAAGGGATAATCAAGAAGTCATTATTGAGAGGATATACAAAGGGAAATATACACCCGACCCGGTAAGACGCAAAGAAATCCCGAAAGCAGAAGGTGGAATGCGAAAGCTTGGTATTCCAACAGTCAAAGACCGCATTTTTCAACAAGCCATTGCACAACAAGTGATGCCGATTTACGAAGCGCGATTCTCGGATGGAAGCTTCGGTTACCGCCCGGGAAGAAGTGCGAAAGATGCCATCATTAAGGTGAAAGAGTATGCAGAAGAGGGTTATCGCTATGGAGTATCAGTTGACCTTTCGAAGTACTTTGACACCTTGAACCACGAATTACTGCTGAACATTCTTCGGAGAAATGTGAAGGATGAAAGGGTGATACAGTGGATTAAGAGGTATCTTAAGAGTGGTGTCATGGAAGATGGAGTAGTCGTAGACACGGAGGAAGGTTCGCCACAGGGCGGCAATCTGTCGCCACTATTGGCAAATGTCTACCTTAATGAGTTTGACCAAGAGTTCCAAAAGAGAGGAGTTCCGTTCGTACGCTATGCAGACGATATCGTCCTGTTAGCTAAGAGCGAAAGAGCCGCAAAGAGACTTTTGGAGACAAGCACGGATTATCTGGAAGGAAAGCTAAAGCTGACCGTAAACAAAGAGAAAAGTCGTGTGGTCAGTGTGTTTGCAATCCGAAATTTTAAATTCCTTGGCTTCGCATTGGGAAGGAATGGAAAGGGCATATATGTCCGAGTTCATCCGAAGTCATGGAAGAAGTTTAAATCCAAACTGAGAGAACTTTCTTCCCGAAGGACTGTTCAGAGCATACGGCCGGCACTCGAAAAGATAAAGGTATATGCCAGAGGATGGCTTAACTATTACGGAATGGCAGACATGAAGAACCCCATCGAGGACCTCAATGGATGGCTCTACCATCGGATACGTATGTGTATTTGGAAACAATGGAAGAAACCGAAAACCAAGAAACGCAATCTGATGAAGCTTGGTATACCCGAATATTTTGCACACCAAGCGGCCAATAGTCGAAGGAAATACTGGTATGTATCGGGTATGGGTGCGGTCAACAGAGCATTAACAAAAGAAAGACTGATAAACAGTGGCTTTTATGACTTAGCCCCAGGCTATCAGTCTGTGCACATCAACTATTGA
- a CDS encoding recombinase family protein yields MVRTIASHIKVVQRIYQYYIDGASLGVIANKLESDQVTAPSGNLKWSRSVIDKILSNGKYVPYAISMEIFVAAQFEKDTRTNAQTNSDGFTQRKTTRYSSQNVLSGLLVVRPAGARFNG; encoded by the coding sequence ATGGTGAGGACGATTGCCTCACATATTAAGGTGGTGCAAAGAATATATCAATACTATATTGATGGCGCCAGCTTGGGTGTAATTGCCAACAAGCTCGAATCTGACCAAGTAACCGCTCCGTCTGGCAATCTAAAATGGTCACGATCTGTAATTGATAAAATACTGAGCAACGGCAAGTATGTGCCTTATGCTATTTCAATGGAAATATTCGTAGCAGCTCAATTTGAAAAAGATACCCGCACTAACGCACAAACGAATAGCGATGGCTTCACACAGAGAAAGACCACCCGGTACAGTTCGCAGAACGTACTAAGTGGTCTTTTAGTTGTGCGCCCGGCGGGCGCACGTTTCAACGGGTGA